TATTTCGCTTCATAGGAGCGCTCCTTGTCTGAGGCGACGTAGCAACCACGTAGCGATCTGGGGAGCAGCTTCCTCGCGAAACAACGCAAACGAAGGCCACGCATTAATGTCGATGAGGAAGAACTCCCCGGTAGGCGTGATGATGGCATCACCTCCGTACACCTCAAGCCCGATGGTGGAAGCCGCCTGCTGGGTAACGGTCTGTAATGCCTCCTCCGAAAAGGGATACCGAGCCAGATCCTGATCCCGGTGATAGAACCACTTAAACCATGTGTCCTTCCGATGGCCTGTAAGAGACTTTCCGATCCCGTAGAACTTGATCAAATCTCCCGGAATGTGCTGCTGCAGCACCACGTGGGAGATTCCCCTGCCGTAGAGCGCTGCCAGAACCCTCCGGAGATCCTCCAAAGATGATACGAGTTCAACATCCCCGGATTGGGTATTGTGGACATCGGCTCGCTTGACCCAGATCGGGAAAGAGCCTGTCGGAAGCTGTGGCGAAGGATGATCAGGGTTGAACGAGTTGCTCGATATGACCTGGCTCCTCGGGATCGGAATCGCTGAGGCGGCGAGAAGTGGAATCATTCGGTCCCGATAGGTGTTCAGCACGGCCTGAAGAGGATTGACATGTGGGATAGCTTGCATCTCAATCGGCTCAAGAGAACGTAGGGTTTCGACCCGCTCGCACATTAAAAATACAAGCGACGGCAAAGGGTCTGGCCGAAGCCCAGTCGAAGGATCGGCTACTCCGAGCTCCTCCGGCGTCTTGAGGTGTACCTGGTAGCCGGCCGCTTCGACATGTTTGGCCACGAGCCTCAGGATCTCAGCATCATCGAATTCCCGACCCGGCGAGTGCTGCTGTTCACGATAAATCCCCCAAAGGTACGGCATCATGAGGTACTGCCTCCGCTTTTAAAACAGGGTAGAGGGTAGAGGGTGTAGGGTAGACCCTGTCTTTTCATGTTCTTGTACAAGAGTTTCGGCCAGGTGAAGATCCTCGGCGCGATCGACGTCGATGACCTGGTCAATGACCACCCCATAGACCGGGATCCCGCGATCAACCATCCAGATCAGGAAGTCACGAAGCCGATCCAGTGTAGACGGGTGAGGGGCTTCGGCAAAGATTGAGCCGGGCACAAGGTAGAGTCCGGCGGTTACGACGTCACCCGAGTCACCCCCTATTCCCGTTACGCGCCCGGAAGGATCGAGGGTCACCCAGAGAGGCTTCTCGTCGGCCACGAATGGCGTCACGGCCAAAACGACGGAAGCCTGACTGCAGCGCCGGGCCTGATCGACGAATCGGCGGAAGGCCGGTTCCGGACAGATCCAGTCCACGGTAGACATGAGGATGGGGCCTGGACCGGATCGCCCACCAACCTCCCAGAAGCTTTCGTACGATGAGCGTGTAGTTTTCACGATGCATTGGACGTCGAGATTCGGGAAACGCTCCTGAATGAATGTGGCGCACTCCCGGTCGTCCTCATTGAAGATGATCCGTAGCTGCGTGATACCGACCTTCACAAAATTGCTCATCACCCGCTCGATCAACGGGATACCTGCGACCGGCACCATCGGCTTCGGCATCCTCAAGCCGTCCCGTTTCAACCGGGAACCTTCCCCGGCCGCAATGATGCCCCCTATCAGGGTTGTGGGCGCGTTCACAGGAGTATCTCCCGAAGATCTGCTAGCGACCTGATCATAGGGTCACCCGGGCAACAGGGTACGGCAGCACCGGAGTGGTCTGATACCAGCCAGATATGGGGCATCCCGAGACCTTTCGCCCCTTCCATGTCTCGAGGCAATGAGTCGCCGACAAATACCGCCTCTCGTGGATCGAGTTGTAACTGCATCAGCGCGGCCTGAAAGATCCTAGGGTCCGGCTTGGTGAACCCGACGCGCGCCGAATCAACCATTACACTCATGAGCGGGGTCAGCCCACTCTCAAGACAGACGCGTTCGAGATTGCCATAGAAGTTCGAGATGATGCCGAGTCGAAATCGTACTGACAGCTCCCGCAGGATCGTCAGGTTAGAACGGATCTTATCCAGTGAGTCCTGAAGAAACCTGTCGCACAGACGCGACGCTACCCTCGCATCGGCCATATTCAACGCCTCCAGTACGCCCGTGACCTGGAACAGGAGGCTCTCTCGAAACGAGTAGTCCGAGAATCCCCGCGCCACCAGAGCATCATCGCCAACATAGTAGGCTTGATCGTATCGATCCCGCTCTATCTCCATATGCTCGGCGAGATAGAACGGATAGAATCTATCTTTCCAGGCGACTCCGTCGGCATCAAGGGTTCCCCCGAAATCGAAGAGAATAGCTTTTGGCAACTCTTTTACCATCCGGCTTCGCGTCATCGCGTTCATTGCGTCATTGCGTTCATTGCGTCATTGCGTCGTACGCTATAGACGCTATAGACGCTATAGACGCAATAGCCGCTATAGACGTACTCAGAGCTGCTCCATGAAGGAGGCGATCTCGTCGAGCTTGACGCCTCGAACGGCGATCTCGGGCGTATAGATGACCTCGTCTGCCGCCCAGACCAAGGTTTCCCTTACATCCTTACCGATCGCGATGATATTAGAGAGAATCGTGTGGATATTATCGTTGATCCGTACCGTATTGGGTTTCAGCGGCGTCGTGATCCGTCCGTCCTTAATGATGTACGAGTCACCAACCACTGTGCAGGTGAAGTCGCCGGCCCGTAACCCGTTGATAGGATACGTATACCAGATCCGCCCGATGAGTAGGCCGTTCTTTACGGTGGCGATGAGCTCATCGAGGCTTTGGTCTCCACCCTGTACGACAGCATTGGTTGAGGCGACTGCGGTTTGGACACCGAACTGTCGACCGCCACCAGCCCAGGATCGGAAACCGTTCCGCGGCACGATTGCGCTGCCGTGCTGGTTCGGGTCCACCCCCAGCTTCTCTGTACCCCTGGGATCTCTTACTATACGCTGCTGTTCGTAATAGTTGGTGAGCAGCCCTACCAATCTGCCCCGCTGGATCAGGCGTGTTTTCCCGGTCGGTAGTCCTTCGCAGGTGATCCCCTTGCTGCCCATCAACCCACGCTTATTGCCATGGTCGTAGAGGGTGAGATGCTTCGATGCGACTCGCTTCCCGAGCCGTCCCATGAACGGAGAGCTATCGCTGTAGAAGGTGCTGAGGCTGAGAGAAGGCAGGATCAGATTGTTCAGGAGGTCGGCCACAGGCTGACGCCCGAAGATTACCGTATACTCCCCACCCTTGATCCGCTCTCCGCCAATCGCCGCGAGAGCGTTGTGTGCGGCTTCTACACCGGCGCCGTCAGTAAACTGGTCCAGGCGGGTGCCGGCGGAGCAGCCGCTGCCCTTGGAGGCCTTGGCCTCGACCATTGCGGTGATGAAGGCCATGATCAGGGTCGATTCGTCGGTCTGGACCTCGGGCATGGCGGTCGAGGCGATGGCGATCCGCTCCTGCTGGATGGTCACATCGCCACCTACAATGAGGCCTAATGCACTGATCTGGCCCTTACCGCCCGCCAGTTCGGCAAGTTGAGGAGAAGCCGCAAAGGTCTTTAGTCCCCCCTGCAAAACCTTCCAGCCGACCTCAACCAGATCCTCGTCCCGAATCTTCATCAGTTTAGGGTCGTGGTAGCGGCGGAGCCTTCGCCGCTCACCCGTGGCTCTCGGCAGCGACGAGAATTCGGGATCGACGACGGCGCCGCGCCTGGCCTTCCCGAGGGCTCTTTTTACCCCATCGAGGCTTAGATCGCTCGGTTCGCTGCCAAACCCGATCGTAACACCGGCCTCTGTCTTGAAAACCGCCGCAATTCCAAGGCCGTACGATTCACTTGATTTCGGCTCTTCGACGCCATTGCATGGGATGTGCGAGGTATAGTTCAGCCGGGCTAAGAGGTTACCGTTACTTGACGCAAAGACCTCGGCCTCGGCCACCTGCTCGGCTGACCCTAGATACTCCAAGGCTTGCGTCACAGCCTTAGCAAGTTCAGCGGTTGAGATCATCGGTAAGTCTCCTGGAACACAACAAGGGTTTAGCGGTTTAGCGGTTAGAACCCACCGGCCATGCTTTTCCTCTACCCTATACCCTCTACCCTTTCAAGCTCCGGTGAGGATGGCGCGGCTGCGCATGGTGGGGCCCCCATTACCGAGCCGCTTGGTCTGCATCGGCTGGCCCTTGCCGCAATTGGGGATCGGGTAGAGACGGAAGTCGTTCCCTACCGCATCCACCTTCATCAAGTAGTCCTTCGTATCGGCCATGATCCCGCCGTTACAGAACAACTCTCCGATCTGCCCATGCTTGATCTCATAGACCTTCATCGCGGAGATTCGGAAGTTTTCGCGCGATTCAGCGATCGAGGGAGTCCGGTGCCCTACGAGGTAGTAGCCATGGGGGATCTCCCTGATAATCTCATGGGGGTCCCGTTCGCCAGGACTGAACACCGTATTTGACATCCTGATCAAAGGAACCATCGAGGCGTCAGTAGCCGTGTACGACCCGTTCGGCGGGATACCCAGGATGGCAGCGGTCTGGCGGCTGTTCATGAAGCCGGTGAAGATCCCGTGGTCGATGTGCATAACCTTTCTCCCTGATGTACCTTCGTGATCATACTTATAATGGCCGTACCCGGGAAGAGAGGGGTCGGAGAAGGCTGAGACGAGGGGAGAAGCGATCGGTTTGCCCATCTGATGTTCCTGGAGGTCCCGGAAAAGCCAGCTTCGGCCGGCGTAAGAAGCCTCCATCTTCAACGCGCGATCCAGCTCGGCCGGGTGGCCGACAATCTCGTGGACCGTCAGGGTGTTGTAGTGGGGGTCGGTGACAACCACCATCTCGCGGTCAGTGGCCTTGAGCGGCCTGGCATTGCACAGGCTCACCGCGTCACCCGTGAGGTTCATACAAAAGGTCCGGAAATCCGGAAATTGGATGAACTCCTCTTGCACGCCTTTGGTTAACACCTCCCACCCGCGCTGGTGGCCCATGTAATCGTACAGCTCCTGCGTGCCGGATTTGCCGTCGGTCACGATGAAACACGTGCCCTGAGTCAGAGCAAAGCACTGGTCGATGTTGGCACCCTCAGAGCTACACAGCAACTCCCGGCTCAACAGGGTAAAGGCCGAGATGAACGTATACTTGACATGAGGGTCGAGCGCAAGCGTGCTTTTGGAGATCTCGGTCGTCATGGCGACGATCTCGTCTAAGGGGACGGAGAGGGGATCGACCTCAAAGCGCGCCGGAACGATATCCTGATGAATCTCGATGGGCGCGAGGGTAGTGCTGATCAGGGTATCCCCCAGAGGACTGAACGCCTCCCGTGTTGCGCTCTTGCGCTCGGCGTTGGCCAGTGCCCGATGATGCGCATGACGGAGCCCGCCCTTCACGACCTGCGCTAGTCGATCTATGTCGGCTATTCCGAGCGATTGCCCGAAATAGCCCGGCGCGACCATCCCGTTACCGGACAGAGCGCGGATACCGACCGCAAAGCCATAGTCCCTGGTGCTATGTTTACTCCCACCATTCTCTGCTGCGGCCGATTGTCCTTCATCGACCTGTACGCGAATGTCCACATAGCGGCAGCCGCGAAGGGTCTTCCTGTAGCGGGTGGCGAGATCGAAGATCATCGGCTTGATCTGATCGATGATCTGTACTGTCATTGGTTGTGTTGACATCGTCTTTGCTTCCCCTATCCCCAGCATTGGTTACGTTCTTTTCAAGGACGGTAAAGCGCTAGATTGTACCCCATCAGGGTGAGAACTGGGAAGCACCTTTTATACGGGACGTGTACGGGACTGCGCTGTTGGAAGAGATCTCAGCCGAGCGAAAAGCTTTGCAGGATAGAGTAGCGTGCGCCCGCCACGTGCAGGTCGCTCTTCATCAGCTCGATCCGGTCGAGCGCCATCTCGCCCAGCGTCTCGGTTGGCGCCCCAGTGAGCGCGCTAGCCAACTGCTCTCGGTGCGCGGGGCTCCGTACACGACCCAGCGTAAGATGCGCGGTGAACGGTCGCTCCTCCCGTGCAAATCCGAGCGACTCGAGCCCCGTCTCAATCCTCGTCTGAAGCTTTGCCAGCGCCTCCGCGCCGTGGGAGAGCCCGATCCAGACGACCCGGGCCGCACGCGGATGGGGAAAGGCGCCGAGACCCTCAAAGACCAGGCGAATCGGACCACACCCGGTAGCCGCTACAGCGATCGCCTCCCCGATGACACCGAGACGACCCTCCTCGACCTGCCCCAGAAATTTGAGCGTAAGGTGGAGGTTCTCCGGCCGCACCCATCCGACGTCGGCTCGTGTGGCCTTGAGCCGATCCTGCACCCTGGCCAGGGCTGCTTTGAGGCCGGAATCCAGATTAGCGGCGACAAAAGCGCGAATCTCCGAGACGGGCTGGGAGTCAGGTCTGTCCGGCATGTCGGTGCAGCAGCAGGTGTCGGCGAAGGATGTCGAGAGCCTCCTGGGAGGCGCGTAGCCTATTGGTCTCACGGTCCCCCAGGAACCGGTACTCACGGCAGGTGACGCCGTCGTGTGAGGCAATCGCGATGTAGGTCAGGCCGATCGGTTTAGTAGCGGTGCCCCCGCCCGGCCCGGCGATGCCGGTGATACCCAGCGCCAGATCCGTTCCGGCAACCTGCCGCATCCCCGCAGCCATTGCAAGGGCGACTGGTTGACTGACGGCGCCATAC
This genomic window from Candidatus Methylomirabilis limnetica contains:
- a CDS encoding TldD/PmbA family protein gives rise to the protein MSTQPMTVQIIDQIKPMIFDLATRYRKTLRGCRYVDIRVQVDEGQSAAAENGGSKHSTRDYGFAVGIRALSGNGMVAPGYFGQSLGIADIDRLAQVVKGGLRHAHHRALANAERKSATREAFSPLGDTLISTTLAPIEIHQDIVPARFEVDPLSVPLDEIVAMTTEISKSTLALDPHVKYTFISAFTLLSRELLCSSEGANIDQCFALTQGTCFIVTDGKSGTQELYDYMGHQRGWEVLTKGVQEEFIQFPDFRTFCMNLTGDAVSLCNARPLKATDREMVVVTDPHYNTLTVHEIVGHPAELDRALKMEASYAGRSWLFRDLQEHQMGKPIASPLVSAFSDPSLPGYGHYKYDHEGTSGRKVMHIDHGIFTGFMNSRQTAAILGIPPNGSYTATDASMVPLIRMSNTVFSPGERDPHEIIREIPHGYYLVGHRTPSIAESRENFRISAMKVYEIKHGQIGELFCNGGIMADTKDYLMKVDAVGNDFRLYPIPNCGKGQPMQTKRLGNGGPTMRSRAILTGA
- a CDS encoding HAD family hydrolase; protein product: MNAMTRSRMVKELPKAILFDFGGTLDADGVAWKDRFYPFYLAEHMEIERDRYDQAYYVGDDALVARGFSDYSFRESLLFQVTGVLEALNMADARVASRLCDRFLQDSLDKIRSNLTILRELSVRFRLGIISNFYGNLERVCLESGLTPLMSVMVDSARVGFTKPDPRIFQAALMQLQLDPREAVFVGDSLPRDMEGAKGLGMPHIWLVSDHSGAAVPCCPGDPMIRSLADLREILL
- a CDS encoding nucleotidyltransferase family protein, which encodes MNAPTTLIGGIIAAGEGSRLKRDGLRMPKPMVPVAGIPLIERVMSNFVKVGITQLRIIFNEDDRECATFIQERFPNLDVQCIVKTTRSSYESFWEVGGRSGPGPILMSTVDWICPEPAFRRFVDQARRCSQASVVLAVTPFVADEKPLWVTLDPSGRVTGIGGDSGDVVTAGLYLVPGSIFAEAPHPSTLDRLRDFLIWMVDRGIPVYGVVIDQVIDVDRAEDLHLAETLVQEHEKTGSTLHPLPSTLF
- the thpR gene encoding RNA 2',3'-cyclic phosphodiesterase translates to MPDRPDSQPVSEIRAFVAANLDSGLKAALARVQDRLKATRADVGWVRPENLHLTLKFLGQVEEGRLGVIGEAIAVAATGCGPIRLVFEGLGAFPHPRAARVVWIGLSHGAEALAKLQTRIETGLESLGFAREERPFTAHLTLGRVRSPAHREQLASALTGAPTETLGEMALDRIELMKSDLHVAGARYSILQSFSLG
- a CDS encoding TldD/PmbA family protein, with product MISTAELAKAVTQALEYLGSAEQVAEAEVFASSNGNLLARLNYTSHIPCNGVEEPKSSESYGLGIAAVFKTEAGVTIGFGSEPSDLSLDGVKRALGKARRGAVVDPEFSSLPRATGERRRLRRYHDPKLMKIRDEDLVEVGWKVLQGGLKTFAASPQLAELAGGKGQISALGLIVGGDVTIQQERIAIASTAMPEVQTDESTLIMAFITAMVEAKASKGSGCSAGTRLDQFTDGAGVEAAHNALAAIGGERIKGGEYTVIFGRQPVADLLNNLILPSLSLSTFYSDSSPFMGRLGKRVASKHLTLYDHGNKRGLMGSKGITCEGLPTGKTRLIQRGRLVGLLTNYYEQQRIVRDPRGTEKLGVDPNQHGSAIVPRNGFRSWAGGGRQFGVQTAVASTNAVVQGGDQSLDELIATVKNGLLIGRIWYTYPINGLRAGDFTCTVVGDSYIIKDGRITTPLKPNTVRINDNIHTILSNIIAIGKDVRETLVWAADEVIYTPEIAVRGVKLDEIASFMEQL
- a CDS encoding ATP-grasp domain-containing protein, translating into MMPYLWGIYREQQHSPGREFDDAEILRLVAKHVEAAGYQVHLKTPEELGVADPSTGLRPDPLPSLVFLMCERVETLRSLEPIEMQAIPHVNPLQAVLNTYRDRMIPLLAASAIPIPRSQVISSNSFNPDHPSPQLPTGSFPIWVKRADVHNTQSGDVELVSSLEDLRRVLAALYGRGISHVVLQQHIPGDLIKFYGIGKSLTGHRKDTWFKWFYHRDQDLARYPFSEEALQTVTQQAASTIGLEVYGGDAIITPTGEFFLIDINAWPSFALFREEAAPQIATWLLRRLRQGALL